Proteins encoded together in one Shewanella oneidensis MR-1 window:
- the tusD gene encoding sulfurtransferase complex subunit TusD encodes MSKFIIQVNGPAYGSSASVNALRFTQASLRSGHDVVCVFFYQDGVYNSTDFNLPASDEYDVVMGWKQLAALHQVSLVNCVSAALRRGIVSQQEALENGLSHWNVQSSFIMGGLGELVTGIESADRLICF; translated from the coding sequence ATGAGCAAATTTATTATCCAAGTAAACGGGCCAGCCTATGGTTCGTCGGCAAGTGTGAATGCCCTACGTTTCACCCAAGCCTCGCTTCGAAGCGGACATGACGTTGTCTGTGTCTTTTTCTATCAGGATGGCGTGTATAACTCTACTGACTTTAATTTACCAGCATCCGACGAATATGATGTCGTAATGGGGTGGAAACAACTGGCAGCGCTGCACCAAGTGTCATTGGTAAACTGTGTATCGGCCGCGCTTAGACGTGGCATAGTGTCACAGCAGGAAGCACTAGAAAACGGTCTAAGCCATTGGAATGTGCAAAGTTCGTTCATTATGGGTGGGCTGGGTGAACTGGTCACGGGTATTGAATCAGCCGATCGGTTGATCTGCTTTTAA
- the tusC gene encoding sulfurtransferase complex subunit TusC — MKKICILFRSAPHGTTKGREALDLALLSASFEQEVSVVFIDEGVLHLLKDQQPELIGGKDYLATLKALPLYDIETVFACKQSLGDYGLSHGLLSIPVTILNDEAISAHLKLVDEVLVF, encoded by the coding sequence ATGAAAAAAATCTGTATATTGTTTCGAAGTGCGCCCCATGGCACGACAAAAGGCCGTGAAGCCTTAGATCTTGCTTTGCTAAGTGCTAGTTTTGAACAAGAAGTGAGTGTCGTATTTATTGATGAAGGTGTATTGCACCTTCTTAAAGATCAACAACCTGAGCTTATTGGTGGAAAAGATTATCTTGCGACACTGAAAGCCTTACCCCTCTATGATATTGAAACGGTTTTCGCCTGTAAACAGTCCTTAGGTGACTATGGATTAAGCCATGGTTTATTATCCATACCGGTGACAATCTTAAATGATGAAGCGATTTCTGCTCATTTAAAGTTGGTCGATGAGGTCTTAGTATTCTAA
- the tusB gene encoding sulfurtransferase complex subunit TusB: protein MILHHIQTSPSRDNALKLCLRYACKEDAILLSSDGVNALLLRQWAMALSPFKVMVLKDDVVARGLGERLKNINQIDYNEFVAQSLLHDKVITW, encoded by the coding sequence ATGATTTTACATCATATTCAAACGTCGCCCAGCCGAGACAATGCCCTTAAGCTTTGCCTACGTTATGCCTGTAAAGAAGATGCGATTTTACTCTCTAGCGATGGCGTTAATGCCCTATTGTTGCGTCAATGGGCAATGGCACTTTCACCCTTTAAGGTGATGGTACTTAAAGACGATGTAGTCGCCCGTGGCTTAGGCGAGCGTCTTAAAAATATTAATCAGATTGATTACAACGAGTTTGTGGCGCAATCTCTCTTGCATGATAAGGTGATCACGTGGTAA
- a CDS encoding TusE/DsrC/DsvC family sulfur relay protein translates to MVNPLMFNGVDIERDHQGYLKNIADWHPDMAPLLAQEENIELTSAHWEVINFVRDFYLEYKTSPAIRVLVKAIGQTLGPEKGNSKYLYTLFPVGPAKQATKIAGLPKPAKCI, encoded by the coding sequence GTGGTAAATCCGCTTATGTTTAACGGTGTCGACATCGAGCGCGACCATCAAGGCTATTTAAAAAATATCGCCGACTGGCACCCCGATATGGCGCCGCTGTTAGCCCAAGAAGAAAATATTGAACTGACCAGCGCCCATTGGGAAGTCATTAACTTTGTTAGAGATTTTTATCTGGAATATAAAACCAGCCCAGCGATTCGCGTATTAGTCAAAGCCATTGGCCAAACACTCGGACCCGAAAAAGGCAACTCCAAATACCTCTACACACTGTTCCCTGTAGGCCCTGCTAAACAGGCGACAAAAATTGCGGGATTGCCTAAACCTGCAAAGTGTATCTAG
- a CDS encoding RecQ family ATP-dependent DNA helicase yields MSYSASQPDEGSALISRLQQQFGFSEFRPGQGEVITQLLAGQSSLAIFPTGSGKSLCYQFTALQLPHLTLVVSPLLALIKDQLNFLQQKGIKAASIDSTLTPEQTQQVMREARSGQLKLLMVSVERFKNERFRQFIQSIPLSMLVVDEAHCISEWGHNFRPDYLKLPDYCRELSIPLVLLLTATATRKVKQDMAIRFDIKPQHIVQTGFYRSNLDLTVLPVASENKLRILKQQLQSFDGAGIVYVTLQHTAEEVASQLCSMGFVAQAYHAGFDDDKRQQIQHDFMLGQTQIVVATIAFGMGIDKSNIRFVIHYDLPKSIENYCQEIGRAGRDGQLSHCVTLANLDGINTVENFVYGDTPELASIATVIDSISQETQANYWEVQLNQLANQSNIRLLPLKTLLVQLELQGVIKPLYAYYADVQYRFLQPQAHVLSQFSPERQAFLTQIFTHTQMKRVWGSLDFNALYQATGAERNRVLAALEYLASQQLIELETKQITDVYQVETVKLSTPTLAKDLYHYFADKEAKEVARIAQLVRFFELTTCLNYNLARYFDDNAAPKSCGHCSVCRGQVAKLTYSNTPIWPEDQRICADLNELNQLVRSKGMVPLSLETQCRFLAGMSLPIFTRLQVRKLAGFGRCENLRYAEIKQRLQHLI; encoded by the coding sequence ATGTCTTATTCAGCGTCTCAGCCTGACGAAGGCTCAGCTTTAATCTCACGATTACAGCAACAATTTGGTTTTTCAGAATTTAGACCGGGCCAAGGTGAGGTTATCACTCAGCTATTAGCGGGCCAATCGAGCCTGGCGATATTTCCAACGGGCTCAGGAAAATCACTCTGTTACCAATTTACCGCGCTTCAGCTTCCCCATTTAACCTTAGTGGTTTCACCTTTGTTGGCCTTGATTAAAGATCAATTGAATTTCTTGCAACAGAAGGGCATTAAAGCGGCAAGTATCGACTCAACTTTAACGCCAGAACAGACCCAACAGGTCATGCGAGAGGCGCGTTCAGGCCAGTTAAAATTGTTGATGGTGTCAGTTGAACGCTTCAAAAATGAACGTTTTCGGCAGTTTATTCAATCTATTCCACTATCAATGCTGGTTGTGGATGAAGCCCACTGTATCTCCGAATGGGGGCATAATTTTCGTCCCGATTATTTGAAATTACCCGATTATTGCCGTGAGTTATCGATTCCGTTAGTGCTGTTACTCACCGCTACCGCAACGCGAAAAGTCAAACAGGATATGGCGATTCGTTTCGATATAAAGCCACAACACATTGTGCAAACAGGTTTTTATCGGTCAAATCTTGATTTAACAGTGCTACCTGTTGCCAGTGAAAATAAATTACGAATACTCAAGCAACAACTACAAAGTTTTGATGGTGCGGGGATTGTCTATGTGACGTTGCAGCATACAGCGGAAGAAGTTGCATCACAACTTTGCAGCATGGGCTTTGTTGCTCAGGCTTACCATGCGGGGTTTGATGATGATAAACGTCAGCAAATTCAGCATGATTTTATGCTAGGTCAGACTCAAATCGTCGTTGCAACCATCGCCTTTGGCATGGGGATTGATAAAAGCAATATCCGTTTTGTGATCCACTATGACTTACCTAAATCCATCGAAAACTACTGCCAAGAAATTGGTCGCGCAGGGCGTGATGGGCAACTTTCCCATTGCGTTACCTTAGCTAATTTGGATGGTATCAACACTGTAGAAAACTTTGTGTATGGCGACACACCGGAGCTAGCAAGTATTGCCACCGTGATTGACAGCATTAGCCAAGAAACCCAAGCTAATTATTGGGAAGTGCAACTGAATCAGTTAGCCAATCAGAGTAATATTAGATTGCTGCCACTTAAGACTCTTCTGGTACAGCTTGAACTTCAGGGCGTGATCAAACCGCTTTATGCCTACTACGCTGATGTTCAATATCGATTTCTCCAACCTCAAGCGCACGTATTAAGTCAGTTTTCACCTGAGCGTCAGGCATTTTTAACCCAAATATTTACGCACACCCAAATGAAACGTGTTTGGGGAAGTTTAGATTTTAATGCGCTTTATCAGGCCACGGGAGCTGAACGCAACCGCGTGTTGGCGGCCTTAGAATACCTTGCAAGTCAGCAACTCATTGAATTAGAAACCAAGCAAATTACCGATGTATATCAGGTGGAAACCGTCAAATTGTCTACGCCCACGTTAGCAAAAGATCTCTATCACTATTTTGCCGATAAGGAAGCCAAAGAAGTGGCTAGGATTGCCCAATTAGTGCGATTCTTTGAGCTAACAACTTGCTTAAATTACAATTTAGCGCGCTATTTTGACGATAATGCAGCACCTAAATCCTGCGGTCATTGCAGTGTTTGTCGCGGTCAAGTGGCCAAACTCACGTATTCCAATACGCCAATTTGGCCAGAGGATCAGCGTATTTGTGCCGATCTTAACGAACTTAACCAACTCGTTAGAAGTAAAGGTATGGTGCCACTTTCCCTTGAAACCCAATGCCGCTTTTTAGCGGGAATGAGTCTGCCGATCTTCACCCGTTTACAAGTGCGTAAACTTGCAGGTTTTGGTCGCTGCGAAAATTTAAGGTATGCCGAAATAAAACAAAGATTACAACATTTGATTTAA
- a CDS encoding tyrosine-type recombinase/integrase → MSKSIQIYTADDSHSHQAVGISANLTKPFTQGDKTFFEESSLPQSVHADFYNAASETEYEISNNTRRVYRISFSFFEQYCLEHNLQSLPADPRSIISFIGHQKELLQASTGMQLSKQTLTTRIAAIRFYHIQAGFPTPTEHPQVIRVMRGLSRNHHRLVQDYDQQPIMYDEVELLIQAVDQQPHPLLRLRDKAIIQLGLQGGFRRSELANLKVHYLSFMRDKLKVRLPFSKSNQQGLREWKSLPDSEPFAAYHAVKSWLNESQITDGHLFRSISRDGKTLRPYHVNDNSKPKSTFSRNSGFLNGDDIYRIIKQYCLKAGLPAQYYGAHSLRSGCVTQLHENNKDILYIMARTGHTDPRSLRHYLKPKED, encoded by the coding sequence ATGTCAAAATCGATTCAAATTTATACCGCGGATGACAGTCATTCTCATCAAGCGGTGGGTATAAGCGCGAATTTAACAAAGCCATTTACACAAGGTGATAAGACATTTTTTGAAGAAAGTTCACTTCCTCAATCCGTGCATGCTGACTTTTATAATGCAGCTTCCGAAACTGAGTATGAAATATCCAACAATACTCGCCGTGTATATCGAATTAGCTTTAGTTTTTTTGAACAGTATTGCCTCGAACATAATCTGCAATCTTTACCAGCCGATCCGCGCAGTATTATTTCATTTATCGGTCATCAAAAAGAATTACTGCAAGCTAGCACTGGGATGCAGCTTTCCAAACAAACTTTAACTACGCGGATTGCCGCCATTCGTTTCTACCATATTCAAGCAGGTTTTCCGACACCTACTGAGCACCCGCAGGTGATTCGAGTCATGCGCGGTTTGAGTCGTAATCATCATCGTCTAGTTCAAGATTATGATCAGCAACCCATAATGTACGATGAAGTTGAATTATTGATCCAAGCTGTAGATCAACAGCCCCATCCCCTACTTCGTCTAAGAGACAAGGCCATCATTCAACTCGGTTTACAGGGGGGATTTCGCCGCTCCGAATTAGCAAATTTGAAGGTGCATTATTTAAGTTTTATGCGGGATAAATTAAAAGTGCGTCTGCCCTTTTCTAAAAGTAATCAGCAAGGGTTAAGAGAGTGGAAGAGTTTACCCGATTCTGAACCTTTTGCGGCTTATCATGCAGTAAAATCATGGTTAAATGAAAGTCAGATCACTGATGGGCATTTATTTCGATCTATTTCCCGTGATGGCAAGACATTAAGACCGTATCACGTAAACGATAATAGTAAGCCCAAATCTACATTTAGCCGAAATAGTGGTTTCTTAAATGGAGATGATATTTATCGGATCATTAAACAATATTGTCTAAAAGCTGGATTACCCGCGCAATATTATGGCGCCCATAGTTTACGAAGTGGGTGTGTTACACAACTACATGAAAATAATAAAGATATATTGTACATCATGGCTCGTACAGGGCATACTGATCCGCGCTCCTTACGCCATTATCTAAAACCGAAAGAAGATTAA
- a CDS encoding PhoX family protein, whose translation MSKATFDPTRYNKSNNEPFNQVLDKHLSRRNFVKSGLGLGAMTAFAGMGLTGCGSDSSSSPIPVDPVPPLPPTKSSAKLNFTSVKGARLNAVVVPEGYSAQVLAPWGTPLNAKAAPWKADGSNTADDQANSVGMHHDGMHFFPLNQAGDDGLLCINHEYIDEIALHPNGPTVDATTGLRTIVDEVRKEINAHGVSVVRIKLTNNQWEVVYNDKHNRRFTGATVMDIAGPLAYSPLLETRYSPDGSQARGTLNNCGNGYTPWGTYLTCEENWPEYFVNRSTLTRDQIRIGISKTSSRYGWDDLAGQDEERLDEFSRFDVTPKGVSARDDYRNEANGHGYIVEIDPYNPTSRAIKRTALGRFRHEGCTFGKLSEGQPVVFYSGHDARFEYLYKFVSAAPWNPQDANSSNRLEIGDKYMNEGTLYAAKFNENGVGAWLPLTLDSQTTDGKTLGNSFASLADIILNTAGAADLLGATPMDRPEWCAVDPFTGSVYLTLTNNSKRTEANPANPRLKNNFGHIIRWDEADKETEFTWDIFVFGSPSDGNAETNLSGLTDLNQFASPDGLAFDKRGILWVQTDNGAEEVAEETNDQMLAIVPSTLLDSANKQTSVTAKNQMELKRFFVGPNDCEVTGFAISPDYKTVFANIQHPGNWPYSNNAAEVTPTGVVLRPRAATVVIRKLDGKEVAV comes from the coding sequence ATGAGCAAGGCCACCTTTGATCCTACACGCTATAATAAAAGTAATAACGAACCTTTTAATCAAGTGTTGGATAAACATTTATCTCGTCGTAATTTTGTCAAAAGTGGATTAGGTCTTGGGGCTATGACTGCCTTTGCTGGCATGGGGTTGACTGGATGTGGTTCTGACAGTTCTTCTTCTCCAATCCCAGTAGATCCTGTACCACCTTTACCACCAACCAAAAGTAGCGCTAAGCTTAACTTTACCTCAGTCAAAGGTGCACGCTTAAATGCTGTAGTCGTTCCTGAAGGTTATAGCGCTCAAGTACTTGCGCCATGGGGAACGCCATTAAATGCTAAAGCTGCACCATGGAAAGCCGATGGCAGCAATACTGCAGATGACCAAGCAAACTCAGTGGGTATGCACCACGATGGCATGCATTTCTTCCCACTGAACCAAGCAGGTGATGATGGTTTATTGTGTATTAACCATGAATATATCGATGAAATAGCCTTACATCCTAATGGTCCAACGGTCGATGCAACGACGGGTTTACGCACCATTGTCGATGAAGTGCGTAAGGAAATTAATGCCCACGGTGTGTCTGTTGTCAGAATCAAACTGACGAATAATCAATGGGAAGTTGTGTATAACGACAAACATAATCGCCGCTTTACCGGCGCGACAGTGATGGATATCGCTGGACCTCTCGCCTATTCTCCATTACTTGAAACCCGCTATTCTCCCGATGGCAGTCAAGCACGCGGCACTTTAAATAACTGCGGCAATGGTTATACGCCTTGGGGGACTTACCTCACATGTGAGGAAAATTGGCCTGAGTATTTCGTAAACCGTAGCACCCTCACCCGCGATCAAATTCGAATCGGGATCAGTAAAACGTCAAGCCGTTATGGTTGGGATGATCTTGCTGGTCAAGATGAAGAGCGCCTTGATGAGTTTAGCCGCTTTGATGTGACGCCTAAGGGAGTTAGCGCTCGGGATGATTATCGCAATGAAGCCAACGGTCATGGCTATATCGTGGAAATTGACCCATACAATCCCACATCGCGCGCAATTAAGCGCACAGCCTTAGGGCGTTTCCGCCACGAAGGCTGTACATTCGGTAAGTTGAGTGAAGGTCAACCCGTAGTATTTTACTCTGGCCATGATGCGCGTTTTGAGTACCTCTACAAATTCGTGTCGGCAGCACCTTGGAACCCACAGGATGCCAACAGCAGCAATCGCCTCGAAATCGGTGATAAGTATATGAATGAAGGTACATTATATGCTGCTAAGTTTAATGAAAACGGTGTTGGCGCTTGGTTGCCATTGACTTTAGATAGTCAAACGACCGACGGCAAAACCTTAGGTAATAGCTTTGCAAGTCTTGCTGATATTATCCTTAATACGGCGGGTGCTGCAGATTTACTGGGTGCGACCCCAATGGATCGCCCTGAATGGTGCGCGGTCGATCCATTCACCGGTTCAGTGTATTTAACACTGACGAATAACTCGAAACGTACCGAAGCCAACCCTGCAAACCCAAGACTGAAAAATAACTTTGGGCATATTATTCGTTGGGATGAAGCTGATAAAGAGACTGAATTTACCTGGGATATTTTTGTCTTTGGCTCGCCAAGTGATGGTAATGCAGAAACAAACCTCTCTGGCTTAACGGATCTAAACCAATTTGCTAGCCCAGATGGTCTTGCCTTTGATAAGCGTGGTATTTTATGGGTACAAACCGATAATGGCGCTGAAGAAGTCGCAGAAGAAACAAACGATCAAATGCTGGCGATTGTCCCTTCGACACTGCTTGATAGTGCCAATAAACAAACCAGTGTGACAGCCAAAAACCAGATGGAGTTAAAACGCTTTTTCGTTGGTCCAAACGATTGTGAAGTCACAGGTTTTGCTATAAGCCCTGATTACAAAACGGTATTTGCTAACATTCAGCATCCAGGTAACTGGCCTTATTCAAACAATGCCGCAGAAGTCACACCGACAGGTGTTGTGCTTCGCCCACGTGCTGCCACTGTGGTGATCCGTAAACTCGATGGAAAAGAAGTCGCCGTTTAA
- a CDS encoding tRNA-uridine aminocarboxypropyltransferase has protein sequence MALAPHAVHRLYEYRKSISTKPFGARGKKLIRCPLCLLGEQFCTCSLRKQLTTQASFLLIMYNDEVLKPTNSGRLIADLIPDTHAFLWSRTDPAPELLALLSSDHYQPFLVFPAQYADQGQTVLSQVPMATLAKGKRPLLIMLDGSWREAIKMFRKSPYLQGLPILSFDPDTLATYALRKGSHDFQLGTAEVASLALAAMGEEANGKALTAWFDLFVESSLLGRNRRCREDILPISDFTNAFEVAYTAATP, from the coding sequence ATGGCTCTTGCCCCACACGCTGTACATCGCTTATATGAATACCGCAAATCCATTTCGACTAAACCTTTTGGCGCTCGTGGTAAAAAACTCATTCGCTGCCCCTTGTGTTTATTAGGCGAGCAATTTTGTACCTGCTCGCTGCGAAAGCAGTTAACCACTCAGGCTAGCTTTCTGCTTATCATGTATAACGATGAGGTCCTTAAGCCAACAAATAGTGGCCGTTTGATTGCAGATCTTATCCCCGATACCCACGCGTTTCTTTGGTCGCGCACCGATCCTGCTCCAGAGTTACTTGCACTTTTAAGCAGCGACCATTATCAGCCGTTTTTAGTGTTTCCGGCACAATATGCGGACCAAGGCCAAACCGTTTTAAGCCAAGTCCCTATGGCCACGCTTGCCAAAGGTAAACGTCCCTTGCTGATTATGCTCGATGGCAGTTGGCGAGAAGCCATTAAGATGTTTCGTAAGAGTCCTTATTTGCAGGGCTTGCCTATCTTGTCTTTTGATCCTGATACTTTAGCCACTTACGCACTACGTAAGGGGAGTCACGATTTTCAACTGGGAACGGCAGAAGTCGCGTCACTTGCATTGGCTGCGATGGGAGAAGAGGCAAATGGTAAAGCATTAACGGCATGGTTCGACCTGTTTGTGGAGTCATCATTACTGGGGCGAAATCGTCGCTGCCGTGAAGATATTCTCCCGATTAGTGATTTTACCAATGCCTTTGAAGTGGCTTATACCGCTGCAACGCCTTAG
- the ampC gene encoding class C beta-lactamase, producing the protein MTISPLNSHTLGSTSLGLILLVAPLMVHATPQNALTASQDTKTIKSIVDSAVNPLMAEYGIPGAVLGISMNGQQYFFPYGVSSKNTAEKVSKNTLFEIGSISKTFTATLATYAQFEGKLTLTDKVSQYLPELAGSHFDQINLINLATHTAGDLPMQVPDNVTNNTELISYFKAWQPAYPAGTHRNYANPSIGLLGVIAAKQLGQGFPEAVEQTLFRQLGMTNSYLMVPTNKMADYAQGYNKQDQPVRLNPGVLADEAYGIKTTAVDLLRFVETNMQQHSVPARLQRAIDATHTGYFDVGPMTQEMIWEHYPYPISLDNLLAGHTQDVVFGSMPVKAITPPQSPQQNVWINKTGSTGGFAAYVAYIPAKKLAMVLLSNKNYPVPPRVTVGYQILTGLEKLPN; encoded by the coding sequence ATGACTATCTCTCCATTAAATTCACATACGTTAGGCTCAACCAGCCTTGGGTTAATTTTGCTTGTAGCACCATTGATGGTGCATGCCACCCCACAAAATGCCTTAACCGCCTCCCAAGACACTAAGACAATAAAAAGTATTGTCGATTCTGCGGTTAACCCCTTGATGGCCGAATATGGGATCCCAGGGGCTGTGCTCGGGATCAGTATGAACGGGCAGCAATACTTCTTTCCCTATGGCGTCAGTTCAAAAAATACAGCTGAAAAAGTCAGTAAAAATACCCTATTTGAGATTGGTTCTATCAGTAAAACCTTTACCGCGACCCTCGCAACATACGCTCAATTTGAGGGTAAACTGACGCTGACAGATAAGGTCAGCCAATATCTGCCCGAATTAGCTGGTAGCCATTTTGACCAGATTAATCTCATTAATTTAGCCACCCATACTGCGGGCGATCTGCCTATGCAAGTGCCCGATAATGTCACCAATAACACTGAATTAATAAGCTATTTTAAAGCCTGGCAACCCGCCTATCCCGCTGGTACACATCGAAATTATGCCAATCCCAGCATTGGCCTTCTCGGTGTGATCGCGGCAAAGCAACTTGGTCAAGGCTTTCCTGAGGCAGTAGAGCAAACTCTCTTTCGACAACTTGGTATGACAAACAGCTATCTTATGGTTCCAACGAATAAAATGGCTGATTATGCCCAAGGCTACAATAAGCAAGATCAGCCAGTACGCCTCAATCCAGGTGTGTTAGCCGATGAGGCCTACGGAATAAAAACGACGGCAGTGGATCTACTCCGCTTTGTTGAAACCAATATGCAGCAGCATTCGGTGCCAGCAAGGTTGCAACGTGCCATTGATGCCACCCATACGGGCTATTTTGATGTAGGCCCGATGACTCAAGAGATGATTTGGGAGCACTATCCCTATCCGATTAGCCTTGATAACCTCCTTGCTGGACATACTCAAGACGTTGTGTTTGGCAGCATGCCAGTGAAAGCCATCACACCACCCCAATCGCCACAGCAAAATGTCTGGATAAATAAGACTGGCTCAACTGGCGGTTTTGCCGCCTATGTGGCTTATATTCCAGCTAAAAAGCTGGCAATGGTGTTATTGAGTAATAAAAATTATCCTGTGCCGCCACGGGTGACTGTGGGATACCAGATATTAACTGGCTTAGAAAAGCTCCCAAACTGA
- the emrD gene encoding multidrug efflux MFS transporter EmrD translates to MMSGEKPSLISAKASTPSAGSATRLLFMLVFMVACGQMAQTIFVPALPLIAQGLAVDASKLQAVMACYLLAYGLFQFIYGPLSDRYGRKLPLLIGIGIFIIGALLATQATSFNQLICASLLQGLGTASAGALCRSIPRDHYFGDNLLKFNSYVSMAVVFLPLVAPFLGSLASAYFGWQAVYWVLFGFGVFVWLLLCFGFKESLPKDKREQQPVLASYRHVLRHRSFRAYLFSLIATFAGIAAFEAIAGVLYGQYLQLTPFMVSCYFVAPIPGYLLGALIAGRQKQAQRSVFQGVALLGAGALFMLIPGLFQLVVGWSLLVGSILFFSGAGMLFPTLTSAALEPFPRQAGIAGALLGGLQNFGAGLAALTMSLVPMGGQLSIGLLSAVMVLLVIVALHYARDQNDTHQTLLPQKT, encoded by the coding sequence ATGATGTCAGGCGAAAAACCGTCTTTAATCTCAGCAAAAGCGTCAACTCCATCAGCAGGAAGTGCCACTCGATTGCTCTTTATGCTGGTCTTTATGGTTGCCTGCGGACAGATGGCCCAAACGATTTTTGTGCCAGCGCTCCCGCTGATTGCCCAAGGCTTAGCCGTTGATGCAAGCAAGCTACAAGCAGTCATGGCCTGTTATCTACTTGCCTACGGCTTATTTCAATTTATCTATGGCCCATTATCTGACCGATATGGCCGTAAACTCCCACTGCTGATTGGTATTGGGATCTTTATAATTGGCGCGTTACTGGCCACACAAGCCACAAGCTTTAATCAGTTAATTTGCGCAAGTCTGCTCCAAGGCCTCGGTACAGCCAGTGCGGGCGCCCTGTGCCGCAGCATTCCAAGGGATCATTATTTTGGTGATAACTTATTAAAATTTAACAGTTATGTGTCCATGGCAGTGGTATTTCTTCCCTTGGTAGCGCCCTTTTTAGGCAGCCTCGCTTCAGCTTACTTCGGTTGGCAAGCCGTTTATTGGGTTTTATTTGGATTCGGTGTCTTTGTTTGGCTACTGCTTTGTTTTGGCTTTAAAGAATCTTTACCAAAGGACAAACGAGAGCAACAACCGGTATTAGCCTCCTATCGCCATGTGTTACGCCATCGCAGCTTTAGGGCATATCTATTTTCATTAATCGCCACCTTTGCGGGCATTGCCGCCTTTGAAGCCATTGCGGGCGTACTCTATGGCCAATATCTGCAATTAACGCCCTTTATGGTGAGCTGTTATTTTGTGGCGCCTATCCCAGGCTATTTACTCGGCGCACTGATTGCGGGTAGACAAAAACAAGCACAACGCTCGGTATTCCAAGGTGTAGCTTTGCTCGGCGCTGGTGCGCTGTTTATGTTGATCCCTGGGCTGTTTCAACTGGTCGTCGGCTGGAGCTTATTGGTTGGTTCGATTCTGTTTTTTAGTGGTGCGGGCATGCTATTCCCTACATTAACCTCAGCTGCGTTAGAACCTTTTCCGCGTCAAGCGGGAATTGCGGGGGCTTTGCTGGGTGGTTTACAAAACTTTGGGGCAGGACTGGCGGCATTAACCATGTCGCTCGTGCCTATGGGAGGTCAGTTAAGTATCGGTTTACTGAGCGCTGTGATGGTGCTTTTAGTGATTGTGGCCTTGCATTATGCGCGGGATCAAAACGATACCCATCAAACGCTATTGCCGCAAAAAACTTAA